The sequence below is a genomic window from Humulus lupulus chromosome 3, drHumLupu1.1, whole genome shotgun sequence.
TAACGATTCTACCCTTTATATCAAAACTCTAAAAATgatttattctaaaaaaaaaaaaaaaaaatttatgtaaaattttccaaaaaaaCAAAAACCGTTATTTGTTCCGATGGCTGCTGCACCGACTGAGACCCAAAACCCCTCATCACTCCCACTCCTCGACCGAGTTGCCATTGTCACCGGCGCCTCTCGCGGAATCGGCCGAGCCATTGCTCTCCATCTCGCCTCCCTCGGCGCTCGCATCGTCATCAATTACACATCAAACTCTACTCAAGCCGACGAAGTAGTCGCCGAGATCAACACCTCACCTACCTCTACCTCCACCACACTTCGAGCCGTCGCAGTCCGAGCTGACGTGTCCGACCCCGACCAAGTCAAGTACCTCTTTGATTCGGCCGAGCAGTTCTTCAATGTTCAGCCCCACATTATGGTCAACTCCGCCGGAGTCATCGATTCCAAATACCCCTCCATCTCCAACACCTCCATTGAAGAGTTCGATCGCACATTCAGGTCATTCTCTTAAAATAATTGTGAATCGTCAACATTTGCATTCCAAGTGTTTGAATTATTGCTTCTTATGTATGTAATATATTTTCATTTTCAGTGCTATGCTCACAAactgtttgaataattttttttaatacatttttgtttttattattatttttaattgttttttcatTCATTCTCTGGGATTGACGTCCAAGTGTTTGAATAATTGCTTCTTATAAATGTATGTAAATTTATTTTCAGATAAGTAATCTTATGCTCACAAACTGTTTGAATAACTGTCACTGATAAAAGTTGTTAATTAAGTGTTCTTTTCCTTCATTTTCTGGAATTGCAGTCCATGTGTTTGATAAGTGCTTCTTACAAATTATAGTAGTCTTATGCTCACAAACTGTTTGAATAAATTCTCTTTGATAAAAGTTGTTaatataattttgtttttttagtgTGAATGCAAGAGGGGCATTCTTGTGCCTAAGAGAGGCAGCAAATAGGTTGAAGCGCGGGGGTGGTGGTCGAATCATATCAGTTACTAGTTCCCAAATGGGGGCACTGAGGCCAGGCTTTGGGGCTTACGCGGGGTCAAAGGCAGCGGTGGAGACGATGACAAAGATACTTGCGAAGGAGCTGAAGGGGACGGGGATCACAGCCAACTGCGTGGCGCCAGGGCCAATCGCAACGGATATGTTCTATATGGGGAAGACTGAGGAACAAATTCAGAGAGTGGCGGAGGAAAATCCGCTGAACCGGCTTGGTAAGCCTCGGGATGTGGCGTCTGCGGTGGGATTCTTGGCTACTGATGGGAGTGAGTGGGTTAATGGACAAGTGATTCGTGCAAATGGTGGGTATGTTTGAAAATAACTTTGTGTTTCTTCTTGGCTGTGTGGACTGAAAAcgtaggaatttttttttaataatgtggTTAGTTTGCTAAACTGACGACATGAAAAATTGAAATTAGCGAAATAATCTCATTGAATGTAATGCTAAGAGAGAAGTTTGTGTAGTCAAAAATTTTCGACCAACTAATGAGATGTTTTTTTGCACATAATTATTATAACTAGGTTATAGTagaaaatgactttaaaaaataagttattttGCCAAAGGCCCATATTTATTAGTAAATTAactgtttttaaaaaattatttgttttaaCCTCAATTTTCACTAGGGATCATCTAGTGTAAATTTCAATGAGATTATTTTACAAATTTCACACTTTTATGTTGTTAGTCTAGCAAAATTCTCCTCTAAGGAATGAAGATAAATTTAAGGTGCTTGACCCTCCATGAGTGTCATTTGAACAATTATGaagttattttgtaattatatttttagaatAAGTTTGCTACTGAATATTTTCATTAAAGTCaattttaccaaaaaaaaaacccTCCAATTTATCAATCTTCCAATGAAAGAAATGATGAGGTCAAATTCTAGAACTCCTTACGAGCTTTAAACAAATAATGTTGTTATTTGATATCTTAAAGTGTCTAACATCGCATGAGGTGACATCTTATGATTGATTAACGAtacctcataatacttattaaattcaaatgtgaGACCCAATATTAGATTGCACCAATAATGTTATGTCATGTTATGTCATTTCCTTGTGgtgccccttagcaattctcttaAACAAAATGATCATATATAAAATTTATGAATAATTCGATTAGAATAATTTTAAGTGGAGAACACTAGCAAGCACACTCGATGAAGGCATTCACCATATCAAGACaatcattttgaaaaataatcaTATTTTCCCAAATCAAGCTTCTTCACTACCTAAATTTTTTCTACTCTAGTTTCATTTTATTCCACCAAAAAAAAAACCCACCTAAAATTGCAAAACAATCATCTAGAAATgaaaacatataatcaatccaATTGTTTAATAATTCGAAGGAACTCTCAAGAAACTTCGACGAAGCCAAAGCTCATACATAACCATGTGAAAAGCATCATAGTCAATAGGTTTAAGATGCCATTGGAAGTGTTTTCTCACCTTCAACACATTGCTTTGTAACCTCAAATATTCATCAGAACTGATCTTTTTAAGGACTTCTTTGAGCAAAGGAATGTCTAGAGTGGGAACAATGACTGAGAAGGTTTTCCAATTCAATATGTCAGTGAAAGGTAGATCATAGTGGTTGGCAATTATAACTGGAACACAACCATAGTAGAGTGAATCCGCAATCCGAGCTGTGTTTACTTCAAACCCTTTAACATGGAGACAGAACTTGCTCCCAAGGAGCTCATCAGCATAGGGTGTTTTAAGCCTACCATAGTGTGCAAAGATCTCTGAGTCATTTCTCCACACCTGAAGAAGCTTTACTCGAACCGGCGAATTTATTCCTCCGGCGAAAAATGCAAGCCTTTTTCTGTACTTTACAAAAATTAGATGAATAGATGATGCATAATAGCAACTTGGTTATGTTATTTAAAAGACATACTCAATATGGGACTTGTTTGAGGAGGTTTACACCATGCTAATGGCTTCCGAGTTGTTGGAATTCACAAAGAGATATCTATT
It includes:
- the LOC133824591 gene encoding NADPH-dependent aldehyde reductase-like protein, chloroplastic; protein product: MAAAPTETQNPSSLPLLDRVAIVTGASRGIGRAIALHLASLGARIVINYTSNSTQADEVVAEINTSPTSTSTTLRAVAVRADVSDPDQVKYLFDSAEQFFNVQPHIMVNSAGVIDSKYPSISNTSIEEFDRTFSVNARGAFLCLREAANRLKRGGGGRIISVTSSQMGALRPGFGAYAGSKAAVETMTKILAKELKGTGITANCVAPGPIATDMFYMGKTEEQIQRVAEENPLNRLGKPRDVASAVGFLATDGSEWVNGQVIRANGGYV